In Nakamurella alba, a single genomic region encodes these proteins:
- a CDS encoding acyl-CoA dehydrogenase family protein — MTTTAAAPSTTAGSVDRSELRRDLRQLTDAVCADHPDPYWREVDEARRYPQEFVDALTRTGLLGALVPEEYGGLGLGLGDASVVLEAINANGGNAGPVHAQLYTMASVLRHGSEEQKRRYLPGIATGEIRLQAFGVTEPTAGTDTTSIRSTATRTDDGYVVNGQKVFISRVQHSDLMLLLARTARREDGRRPSDGMSLFLIDLRETSGVDVRPIRTMVNHETNEVYFDNARIPADSLIGEEGKGFRYVLDGMNAERILIASECIGDGRWFVGRASRYASERQVFGRPIGQNQGVQFPIAQAHVHIEAADLMRWRAADLFDSGLPCGAEANMAKLLASNASWEAGDVALQTHGGYGMAAEYDIERKFRETRLYRIAPISSNLILSYVGEHVLGMPRSF; from the coding sequence GTGACCACCACCGCTGCGGCACCATCCACCACGGCCGGGTCTGTCGACCGGTCCGAACTGCGCCGCGACCTACGGCAGCTCACCGACGCGGTGTGCGCCGATCATCCCGACCCGTACTGGCGGGAGGTGGACGAGGCCCGCCGCTACCCGCAGGAATTCGTGGACGCACTCACCCGGACCGGACTGCTCGGCGCGCTGGTGCCGGAGGAGTACGGCGGTCTGGGTCTGGGGCTGGGAGACGCCTCGGTCGTGCTGGAGGCGATCAACGCCAACGGTGGCAACGCCGGGCCGGTGCATGCCCAGCTCTACACGATGGCGTCGGTCCTCCGCCACGGGAGCGAGGAGCAGAAGCGCCGGTACCTCCCCGGCATCGCGACGGGCGAGATCCGACTGCAGGCGTTCGGGGTCACCGAGCCGACGGCGGGCACCGACACCACCTCGATCCGCTCGACCGCCACCCGGACCGACGACGGGTACGTCGTCAACGGCCAGAAGGTGTTCATCTCCCGGGTCCAACACTCCGACCTGATGCTGTTGCTCGCCCGCACGGCGCGTCGGGAGGACGGTCGCCGTCCGTCGGACGGCATGTCGCTGTTCCTCATCGATCTCCGCGAGACCTCCGGCGTGGATGTGCGTCCCATCAGGACCATGGTCAACCACGAGACCAACGAGGTGTACTTCGACAACGCCCGGATCCCGGCCGACAGCCTGATCGGAGAAGAGGGAAAGGGATTTCGCTACGTCCTGGACGGGATGAACGCCGAGCGGATCCTCATCGCCTCGGAATGCATCGGCGACGGGCGGTGGTTCGTGGGACGAGCCTCCCGCTACGCATCCGAACGGCAGGTGTTCGGCCGTCCCATCGGGCAGAACCAGGGCGTCCAGTTCCCGATCGCGCAGGCTCACGTGCACATCGAGGCTGCTGATCTCATGCGCTGGCGGGCGGCCGATCTGTTCGACTCCGGGCTGCCGTGCGGGGCGGAGGCCAACATGGCGAAACTGCTCGCATCCAACGCCTCGTGGGAGGCCGGCGACGTCGCGCTGCAGACCCACGGCGGGTACGGCATGGCGGCCGAGTACGACATCGAGCGCAAGTTCCGCGAGACGAGGCTGTACCGCATCGCCCCGATCTCGTCGAACCTCATCCTGTCCTACGTGGGCGAACACGTTCTCGGCATGCCCCGATCGTTCTGA
- a CDS encoding muconolactone Delta-isomerase, protein MAEFLVFIDNTDLWALPRDEFVAVVEREQAAGLALLEKGTLQKLWRLPGEKGNVGIWSATDADELHEALQSLPIFPYARIQVRALATHPLHTGDYTFAR, encoded by the coding sequence ATGGCCGAGTTCCTGGTGTTCATCGACAACACCGACCTCTGGGCGCTACCCCGGGACGAGTTCGTCGCGGTGGTCGAGCGCGAGCAGGCCGCCGGCCTGGCGCTCCTGGAGAAGGGCACGCTGCAGAAGCTCTGGCGGCTGCCCGGTGAGAAGGGGAACGTCGGCATCTGGTCGGCGACCGACGCGGACGAGCTCCACGAGGCCCTGCAGTCATTGCCCATCTTCCCGTACGCACGGATCCAGGTCCGCGCGCTCGCGACCCACCCCTTGCACACCGGCGACTACACGTTCGCCCGCTGA
- a CDS encoding MaoC family dehydratase, with product MTVHDGWQGRFFEDFVPGDTFLHPLGRTLTTTDNIWFTLLTQNTAPLHFDHEYARRTEFGRPLVNSTLTLALVAGQSVTDVSQNVFANLGWGDISLPAPVFEGDTIHSRSTVVAVRESRSRPTLGVVTVRTTGLKQSGDIVIEFSRTLLVYKRGHGPRSEEAA from the coding sequence ATGACCGTCCACGACGGTTGGCAGGGAAGATTCTTCGAGGACTTCGTGCCGGGTGACACCTTTCTGCACCCGCTGGGTCGAACGTTGACCACGACCGACAACATCTGGTTCACACTGCTCACCCAGAACACGGCACCCTTGCATTTCGACCACGAGTACGCGCGTCGGACCGAGTTCGGCCGGCCGTTGGTCAACTCCACCCTGACCCTGGCCCTGGTCGCGGGTCAGAGCGTCACCGACGTCTCCCAGAATGTCTTCGCCAATCTCGGTTGGGGGGACATCAGCCTGCCGGCTCCGGTGTTCGAGGGCGACACGATCCACTCGCGGTCGACCGTGGTTGCGGTCCGCGAGTCCCGGTCGAGGCCGACCCTCGGTGTGGTGACCGTCCGTACGACCGGCCTGAAGCAGTCGGGGGACATCGTGATCGAGTTCAGCCGGACCCTGTTGGTCTACAAGCGCGGGCACGGCCCGCGATCGGAGGAGGCGGCGTGA
- a CDS encoding MmgE/PrpD family protein, which yields MGTTFHDLASWAADLVATDSDRDLARTALTDTLAVTLAAEHEPVVARTAGLPAALRWAAIGHVLDLDDVHLPSTSHISVVCVAAALAAGGSEQEYLAGAGVMARLGTALGWGHYRRGWHTTCTAGAPAAAATAALSFGLGAEGVVRAMALAVPAAGGLQRAFGTEAKPLQVGFATDAGVRAAQLAAAGATVDPSALDRWFELLGGAAEPDLSGPAVPGGLAVKPFPCCYALQRPIGAVRLLGPVDVDRIDRVEVRVAESTLQPLIRDRPGTGAEARFSLPYAIAATLVDGFPTTASFSDAAVIRPEITRLLDRIDITVTPGGDGVLAGDTTVRLAFIDGPDVSRTLQVPPGHPEHPMPADDFAAKVAGCVGPRRAPDIPGMSWSAAATLLAATFPGSSAARLPSAPDRAERLEPQGR from the coding sequence ATGGGCACGACGTTCCACGACCTGGCTTCCTGGGCGGCGGACCTGGTCGCGACGGACTCCGATCGCGACCTCGCCCGGACGGCACTGACGGACACCCTCGCCGTGACACTCGCCGCGGAGCACGAGCCGGTCGTCGCACGGACCGCGGGTCTGCCGGCCGCCCTGCGGTGGGCCGCCATCGGGCACGTCCTGGACCTGGACGACGTGCACCTGCCGTCCACCTCGCACATCAGCGTGGTCTGCGTGGCCGCGGCCCTGGCTGCCGGGGGGAGCGAACAGGAGTACCTGGCGGGCGCCGGCGTGATGGCGCGACTGGGCACCGCCTTGGGCTGGGGTCACTACCGGAGAGGCTGGCATACGACCTGCACGGCCGGAGCTCCCGCTGCTGCGGCGACGGCGGCGCTCTCCTTCGGGCTCGGCGCCGAAGGGGTGGTGCGGGCCATGGCTCTGGCAGTGCCGGCGGCAGGTGGCCTGCAACGGGCGTTCGGCACCGAGGCGAAACCGCTCCAGGTCGGATTCGCCACCGACGCGGGCGTCCGTGCGGCGCAACTGGCTGCTGCCGGGGCGACCGTCGACCCGTCCGCACTGGATCGCTGGTTCGAGTTGCTCGGCGGGGCCGCGGAGCCCGATCTGTCCGGACCTGCGGTGCCGGGAGGACTCGCCGTCAAACCTTTCCCTTGCTGCTACGCCCTGCAACGACCGATCGGAGCCGTCCGGCTCCTCGGGCCGGTCGACGTCGACCGGATCGACCGGGTGGAGGTGCGCGTCGCGGAATCCACGCTGCAGCCGCTGATCCGGGACCGCCCGGGAACCGGTGCGGAGGCCCGGTTCTCACTGCCCTACGCCATCGCGGCAACACTGGTCGACGGTTTCCCGACGACGGCGTCGTTCTCCGATGCCGCTGTGATCCGGCCGGAGATCACCCGGCTGCTGGACCGCATCGACATCACGGTGACGCCCGGCGGCGACGGCGTGCTCGCCGGTGACACCACGGTACGGCTCGCCTTCATCGACGGTCCGGACGTCAGCCGCACCCTGCAGGTCCCGCCCGGCCACCCGGAGCACCCGATGCCCGCGGACGACTTCGCCGCGAAGGTGGCCGGCTGCGTCGGGCCACGCCGGGCGCCCGACATCCCCGGGATGAGTTGGTCCGCGGCAGCGACGCTGCTCGCGGCCACCTTTCCGGGCTCCTCGGCCGCCCGACTGCCGTCAGCACCCGACCGTGCGGAACGCCTGGAACCGCAGGGCCGCTGA
- a CDS encoding M20 family metallopeptidase — MSPATIAGRSDVEEDGVATRPEDRIREEFDRELPTILALSHHMSANPELAFEEHGTAAAILAVLREHGGFTVEESVGGLATAFTATVGSGGLVVGLCAELDALPGIGHGCGHNVIAASAVGAALALAPVADQLDLTVRLLGTPAEERGAGKAILLRHGVFDGLHAALMVHPTLKDMATPHIRALGHWAVSFHGRTGHASRPFDALNAADAVTVAQVAIGLLRQQMRDSDRVHTVIKHAGDSVNVIPGEAIVEVMVRSDDLSQVEELWSRVRACFEAGALAAGVTMEISEPLMWLNGFRHDSDLAHLFRQNAEALGRTFPDYPDRSLGSTDMSEVSVHMPAIHPVLSLAGAPEDGNHTAAFARLAAGPEGDRAVRDGGLALALTIADAALDRELRHRLTRPGPFRWSSPAGGTQR; from the coding sequence GTGAGCCCCGCGACCATCGCCGGCCGCTCGGATGTGGAGGAGGACGGCGTGGCGACCCGACCCGAAGATCGCATCCGCGAGGAGTTCGACCGCGAACTGCCGACGATACTTGCTCTCTCACATCACATGTCGGCCAATCCCGAACTCGCCTTCGAGGAGCACGGCACCGCTGCCGCCATCCTCGCGGTGCTCCGGGAACACGGTGGGTTCACCGTCGAGGAGTCGGTCGGCGGCCTGGCCACCGCCTTCACGGCGACGGTCGGGTCCGGCGGGCTCGTGGTCGGGCTCTGTGCCGAGCTGGACGCGCTGCCCGGCATCGGTCACGGCTGCGGACACAACGTGATCGCGGCGAGCGCGGTCGGCGCGGCACTTGCGCTGGCCCCCGTGGCCGACCAGTTGGACCTGACCGTCCGGCTGCTCGGCACCCCGGCAGAGGAACGCGGAGCGGGCAAGGCGATCCTGTTGCGCCACGGCGTCTTCGACGGGCTGCACGCCGCCCTGATGGTGCATCCGACGCTGAAGGACATGGCCACGCCGCACATCCGGGCGCTCGGCCACTGGGCGGTATCCTTCCACGGCCGGACCGGGCACGCGTCCAGACCGTTCGACGCGCTCAACGCCGCGGATGCCGTGACCGTCGCCCAGGTCGCGATCGGACTGCTCCGGCAACAGATGCGGGACTCCGATCGGGTGCACACGGTGATCAAGCACGCCGGTGATTCGGTCAACGTGATTCCGGGAGAGGCGATCGTCGAGGTCATGGTGCGCTCGGACGATCTCAGCCAGGTCGAGGAACTCTGGAGCAGGGTCCGTGCATGCTTCGAGGCGGGCGCGTTGGCAGCCGGTGTCACGATGGAGATCAGCGAGCCGCTGATGTGGCTCAACGGTTTCCGCCACGACTCCGACCTGGCACACCTGTTCCGTCAGAACGCAGAGGCCCTGGGTCGCACCTTCCCCGACTACCCGGACCGGTCCCTCGGATCCACCGACATGTCCGAGGTCTCCGTGCACATGCCGGCCATCCACCCCGTGCTCTCGTTGGCCGGAGCTCCGGAGGACGGCAACCACACCGCCGCGTTCGCCCGGCTCGCCGCCGGTCCCGAGGGCGACAGGGCCGTGCGTGACGGAGGTCTCGCGCTGGCCCTGACCATCGCCGATGCCGCACTCGACAGAGAACTGCGGCATCGCCTCACCCGACCCGGGCCGTTCCGCTGGTCCAGCCCTGCAGGAGGAACCCAGAGATGA
- a CDS encoding zinc-binding dehydrogenase: MRAAQITAFGGPEVFSVTDVPTPEVAPGEVLVRLRAAGLNRADIVIREGRFPEAPPPPMTLGVEGAGEVVEIGDGVDGFLPGDRVVINPMKFCGHCERCLRGQDSECLSLQVVGEHFDGTYAEFISLPARLLIPAPERLGFEQLAVGVVPYMTAWHMLKTRGQVAAGETVLVVGAGSGVAGAAIQVAKALGATVIATTSSARKEEQARALGADEVVNYRTRPDFDVAVKELTGGRGADLVHDSVGAATLQKSIDAAAHGGRLVGMGSHTGRSVELDLWSIYRREITVLGCHTSNRAEIAEFLPLLADGSITPVIDSVYPLESAVEAQARLDAPERFGKVVLSIG; encoded by the coding sequence ATGAGAGCCGCGCAGATCACGGCATTCGGCGGTCCCGAGGTGTTCTCGGTGACCGATGTCCCCACCCCGGAGGTGGCACCCGGAGAGGTCCTCGTGCGGCTCCGGGCAGCGGGACTCAACCGGGCCGACATCGTGATCCGGGAGGGCCGATTCCCGGAAGCGCCGCCGCCGCCGATGACCCTCGGCGTGGAGGGAGCCGGTGAGGTAGTCGAGATCGGCGACGGTGTCGATGGTTTCCTGCCTGGTGACCGTGTGGTCATCAACCCCATGAAGTTCTGCGGGCACTGCGAACGATGCCTGCGCGGACAGGACAGCGAATGTCTGTCGCTGCAGGTGGTCGGGGAGCACTTCGACGGCACCTATGCCGAATTCATCTCGCTGCCTGCGCGGCTGCTGATCCCGGCGCCGGAGCGGCTGGGTTTCGAGCAACTGGCCGTCGGGGTGGTGCCGTACATGACGGCCTGGCACATGCTGAAGACCAGGGGGCAGGTCGCCGCCGGTGAGACGGTGCTGGTCGTGGGGGCCGGCAGTGGTGTCGCCGGTGCGGCGATCCAGGTGGCGAAAGCCCTGGGCGCCACCGTGATCGCCACCACCAGCAGCGCACGCAAGGAGGAGCAGGCACGAGCACTGGGTGCCGACGAGGTGGTCAACTACCGCACCAGGCCGGACTTCGACGTGGCGGTGAAGGAGCTCACCGGCGGGCGTGGTGCGGATCTCGTGCACGACTCGGTCGGCGCGGCAACGCTGCAGAAGTCGATCGATGCAGCGGCCCACGGTGGCCGGCTGGTCGGGATGGGATCGCACACCGGCCGCTCGGTCGAGCTGGATCTCTGGAGCATCTACCGGCGCGAGATCACCGTGCTGGGTTGCCACACGTCCAACCGGGCCGAGATCGCGGAGTTCCTGCCCCTGCTCGCCGACGGTTCGATCACGCCCGTGATCGATTCCGTCTACCCGTTGGAGTCCGCAGTCGAGGCGCAGGCGCGCCTCGATGCCCCCGAACGGTTCGGGAAGGTGGTGCTGTCGATCGGCTGA
- a CDS encoding CaiB/BaiF CoA transferase family protein, translating into MTTLPLDDITVVGLEQAVAAPYATRLLADLGARVIKIEHPDGGDFARGYDAVVGGQSSVFVWLNRGKQSVQLDLKNPVGRAALEGVLATADVFVTNLSPRALAALELDVAAVVARHPGLIVCAVSGYAPDGPQPERKAYDALVQAEAGLMAITGAPDAPAKTGISVADIAAGSFAYSGVLAALRHRDRTGEVLPVQVPLFGALTEWMSYPLYYTMYGGAAPTPMGTAHPTIAPYGAVHTADGRRLMIAVQNDREWRRLCLEVLDAPDLLQDPRLHTNELRVAHRAELDLLLDRAFRTVPENDLVDRLENARLAWARLNEIEDLEVHPELGVAARWLATPTPEGVVRTLTPIATPGGRVARDGAVPALGEHTATVLEGLAAPAGAAETTIPRGRETA; encoded by the coding sequence GTGACCACGTTGCCGCTCGATGACATCACCGTCGTAGGGCTGGAGCAGGCGGTCGCAGCGCCGTACGCGACCCGCCTGCTCGCCGACCTCGGGGCCAGGGTCATCAAGATCGAGCACCCCGACGGTGGCGATTTCGCCCGTGGATACGACGCGGTGGTGGGCGGTCAGTCGTCGGTGTTCGTCTGGCTGAACCGCGGCAAGCAGTCGGTGCAGTTGGATCTGAAGAACCCCGTCGGCCGCGCGGCACTCGAAGGCGTGCTCGCAACCGCCGACGTCTTCGTCACCAACCTCTCGCCGCGTGCGCTTGCCGCCCTGGAGCTCGATGTGGCCGCCGTCGTGGCGCGACATCCTGGACTGATCGTCTGCGCCGTGTCCGGGTACGCGCCCGATGGACCCCAACCCGAGCGCAAGGCCTACGACGCCCTCGTGCAGGCCGAGGCGGGACTGATGGCCATCACCGGGGCACCGGACGCGCCGGCCAAGACCGGGATCTCGGTGGCCGACATCGCTGCCGGATCCTTCGCCTACAGCGGCGTTCTCGCCGCTCTTCGTCACCGCGACCGGACCGGGGAGGTGCTGCCGGTCCAGGTCCCGTTGTTCGGGGCGCTCACCGAGTGGATGAGTTACCCGCTCTACTACACGATGTACGGCGGCGCTGCGCCCACGCCGATGGGCACCGCCCACCCGACGATCGCCCCGTACGGGGCGGTGCACACTGCTGACGGCCGCCGGCTGATGATCGCGGTGCAGAACGACCGCGAGTGGCGGCGACTGTGTCTGGAGGTGCTCGATGCCCCGGACCTGCTCCAAGACCCCCGGCTGCACACCAACGAGCTGCGGGTCGCCCACCGCGCTGAGCTGGACCTCCTGCTGGACCGGGCATTTCGCACCGTTCCGGAGAACGACCTGGTGGACAGACTGGAGAACGCCCGGCTCGCCTGGGCACGTCTGAACGAGATCGAGGACCTGGAGGTACATCCCGAGCTGGGAGTGGCGGCCCGGTGGCTGGCGACGCCGACCCCGGAGGGTGTCGTCCGCACGTTGACCCCGATCGCCACCCCCGGTGGGCGGGTGGCGCGGGACGGAGCGGTGCCGGCGTTGGGTGAGCACACCGCGACCGTGCTCGAGGGCCTGGCCGCACCGGCAGGCGCCGCGGAGACCACGATCCCGAGAGGAAGGGAGACGGCATGA
- a CDS encoding MFS transporter yields MPPRRILGAAMVGHVVESFDFVIYGYSATIIARHFFPSGNETLAILSTLAVYGIAFIVRPLGGAVFGSMGDRLGRRTALSTVVLIMAVSTAAIGVLPTYTSVGFLAPLLLLICRLAQGLSMGAEYTSAASYVMEQAPPARRGLWTSAVGSATFIGAALAVFLLLGLQLSSATAYSDWTWRLPFLLGGAMALIGLYMRLRLEETKTFRALEDSGETSRTPVRDSFRNWRVFLLLLAIFSLLAVVAQNFLGYLPTYLTKTAGLSSVTTLVASGIALVLCAALSIATGALSDRIGRKPLLVGGVIVAVVGSIPAYMIAAGGSLATTVVAQILLVIPAALVGMTATIVAVELVPPRIRATSTALTYNIAYAVFGGTAPLVGALLTAQFGRLAPGAYITVLAALALVVVIIALPETRHRSVDDRAATEKNARTVTGTVSSS; encoded by the coding sequence ATGCCCCCCAGAAGGATCCTCGGTGCGGCCATGGTCGGTCACGTCGTCGAGTCGTTCGACTTCGTGATCTACGGCTACTCGGCCACCATCATCGCCCGGCACTTCTTCCCGTCCGGCAACGAGACCCTGGCCATCCTCTCGACGCTCGCGGTGTACGGGATCGCCTTCATCGTCCGGCCTCTCGGTGGCGCCGTGTTCGGCAGCATGGGTGACCGGCTCGGCCGCCGGACGGCTCTGTCGACGGTCGTGCTCATCATGGCGGTCTCCACGGCGGCGATCGGGGTGCTGCCCACCTACACCTCTGTCGGGTTCCTGGCACCGTTGCTGCTGCTGATCTGCCGTCTCGCGCAGGGTCTGTCGATGGGTGCGGAGTACACCAGCGCGGCGTCGTACGTGATGGAACAGGCGCCGCCGGCCCGCCGTGGCCTCTGGACCAGTGCGGTCGGCAGCGCGACCTTCATCGGCGCGGCCCTCGCCGTTTTCCTGCTCCTCGGCCTGCAGTTGTCCTCGGCGACGGCCTACAGCGACTGGACCTGGCGGCTGCCTTTCCTGCTGGGCGGCGCCATGGCACTGATCGGCCTCTACATGCGACTCCGGCTCGAGGAGACAAAGACCTTCCGTGCGCTCGAGGACTCCGGCGAGACATCACGAACCCCGGTTCGGGACTCCTTCCGCAACTGGCGGGTCTTCCTGCTCCTGCTGGCGATCTTCTCGCTGCTCGCCGTCGTCGCCCAGAATTTCCTCGGCTACCTGCCGACGTACCTCACCAAGACGGCCGGTCTGTCCTCCGTCACGACTCTGGTCGCCTCCGGGATCGCACTGGTCCTGTGCGCCGCCCTGTCCATCGCGACAGGGGCGTTGTCCGACCGTATCGGCCGCAAACCGCTGTTGGTGGGCGGCGTGATCGTGGCCGTCGTGGGCTCGATCCCGGCCTACATGATCGCCGCCGGCGGATCCCTGGCCACCACCGTCGTCGCGCAGATCCTGCTGGTGATCCCGGCGGCACTGGTCGGCATGACGGCCACCATCGTCGCAGTGGAGCTGGTGCCACCGCGGATCCGTGCCACGAGCACGGCTCTGACCTACAACATCGCCTATGCGGTGTTCGGTGGTACCGCTCCATTGGTCGGTGCCTTGCTCACGGCTCAGTTCGGCCGACTCGCGCCCGGCGCCTACATCACGGTGCTGGCGGCACTCGCACTGGTCGTGGTGATCATCGCGCTGCCCGAGACCCGCCACCGATCGGTGGACGATCGTGCGGCGACCGAGAAGAATGCGCGGACCGTGACCGGTACGGTGTCGAGCTCGTGA
- a CDS encoding HpcH/HpaI aldolase/citrate lyase family protein: protein MSIGRTVLFTPGDHPRRIASAFGSRADAVVLDLEDGVGPGARGAARSTVVEALRGTSRAGLFVRINGVGTADHASDLAAIGAVLGRLDGVVLPKVESLDQLVRLDEHLRGLERSAGVPVGSVRVVPVVESAAGALAASEIATGPRVVALMLGVLDLAAELGMSPVAGAGGIDHLRVQIAVASRAAGLGAPIDGPHPDLDDAAGISASSAASRALGYGGRVVLHPSAIDTVDRAYRPTDAEINRATAVLAAVDAVPGVGSLRLPDGTFVDAPVVAQARSLLADVGEVARDHVAAR, encoded by the coding sequence ATGAGTATCGGCAGGACCGTGTTGTTCACCCCGGGAGACCATCCCCGGCGGATCGCGAGTGCGTTCGGTTCCCGTGCCGACGCCGTCGTTCTCGATCTCGAGGACGGTGTCGGACCGGGTGCGCGTGGTGCGGCGAGGTCGACGGTGGTCGAAGCATTGCGCGGGACGTCCCGTGCGGGACTCTTCGTGCGCATCAACGGTGTCGGAACCGCCGACCATGCATCAGATCTCGCCGCGATCGGTGCCGTTCTGGGCCGACTGGACGGGGTCGTGCTGCCGAAGGTCGAATCGCTCGATCAGCTGGTCCGGCTGGACGAACACCTGCGGGGGCTGGAACGGTCGGCCGGCGTCCCGGTGGGCTCCGTTCGGGTGGTGCCGGTGGTGGAGTCGGCCGCGGGAGCTCTCGCTGCGTCCGAGATCGCGACCGGTCCAAGGGTTGTCGCGCTGATGCTGGGTGTGCTCGATCTGGCCGCGGAGCTGGGGATGTCACCGGTCGCCGGCGCCGGTGGGATCGATCACCTGCGCGTGCAGATCGCCGTGGCATCGAGGGCCGCCGGGCTCGGGGCACCGATCGACGGGCCGCACCCGGACCTGGACGATGCCGCCGGCATCTCCGCCAGCAGTGCGGCATCCCGTGCGTTGGGTTACGGCGGGCGGGTGGTGCTGCATCCGTCCGCGATCGACACCGTCGACCGCGCCTATCGCCCGACCGACGCGGAGATCAACCGCGCAACAGCAGTTCTCGCTGCGGTGGACGCCGTGCCGGGCGTCGGCAGCCTACGCCTCCCGGACGGCACATTCGTGGACGCGCCGGTCGTCGCCCAAGCGCGTTCGCTGCTCGCTGACGTAGGGGAGGTGGCCCGTGACCACGTTGCCGCTCGATGA
- a CDS encoding dipeptidase, with protein sequence MTQTRYSGYRSFSYLEPGRDFVDFTLSAERDRVPGYVVELTTDQENRADRLLADNIAISLHDHPVRLPERTEQELYAWNREGRLAYGYEGLSTSGLDAVFDNLGWGACESRNGWKWDDVITDMGMRFCDFAHQDYAIRAGSVADIRRAHAEGRLAVFAGLEGAALIENEVDRLDVLYGLGIRQMGVAYSDANALGSGLREKGDGGLTQFGRRAVRRMNQLGIAIDVSHSGDRTALDVISASEKPVLITHAGARGLWDTPRMKPDEVIRACADSGGMIGIEAAPHTTISPEHRRHTIDSVMDHFRYCVDLVGIDHVGFGPDTFFGDHMGLHHAMSEKLGVADAITSGPQFEPVDHVEGLENPGECFRNITRWLVAHDYSDTEITAVIGGNALRVLESIW encoded by the coding sequence ATGACACAGACGCGCTACTCCGGGTACCGGTCCTTCTCCTACCTCGAGCCCGGCCGTGACTTCGTCGACTTCACCCTGTCCGCGGAGCGGGACCGGGTGCCGGGGTACGTCGTCGAGCTGACCACCGACCAGGAGAACCGGGCGGACCGGCTGCTGGCGGACAACATCGCGATCTCCCTGCACGACCACCCGGTCCGGCTTCCCGAGCGCACAGAGCAGGAGCTGTACGCATGGAACCGCGAGGGGCGGCTGGCCTATGGCTACGAAGGTCTGAGCACCTCCGGACTGGATGCGGTCTTCGACAACCTCGGTTGGGGTGCCTGCGAGTCGCGCAACGGGTGGAAGTGGGATGACGTCATCACCGACATGGGCATGCGCTTCTGCGATTTCGCCCACCAGGACTATGCGATCAGAGCCGGTTCGGTGGCGGACATCCGTCGTGCCCACGCCGAAGGTCGGCTGGCGGTGTTCGCCGGCCTCGAGGGTGCGGCGCTGATCGAGAACGAGGTCGACCGGCTGGATGTGCTGTACGGCCTCGGCATCCGGCAGATGGGGGTCGCCTACAGCGACGCCAACGCGCTCGGCAGCGGTCTGAGGGAGAAGGGCGACGGCGGGCTCACCCAGTTCGGCCGCCGCGCCGTCCGGCGGATGAACCAGCTCGGCATCGCCATCGATGTCTCCCACTCGGGCGATCGCACCGCGCTGGATGTGATCTCGGCGAGCGAGAAGCCGGTGCTGATCACGCATGCCGGAGCGCGCGGGCTGTGGGACACCCCGCGGATGAAGCCCGACGAGGTCATCCGCGCCTGTGCCGACTCCGGGGGGATGATCGGGATCGAAGCCGCGCCGCACACCACGATCAGTCCGGAGCACCGTCGGCACACCATCGACTCGGTGATGGACCACTTCCGCTACTGCGTCGACCTCGTCGGGATCGACCACGTGGGCTTCGGCCCCGACACCTTCTTCGGTGACCACATGGGCCTGCACCACGCCATGAGCGAGAAGCTCGGCGTCGCCGATGCCATCACCTCCGGCCCGCAGTTCGAGCCGGTCGACCACGTCGAGGGGTTGGAGAACCCGGGGGAGTGCTTCAGGAACATCACCCGCTGGCTCGTCGCGCACGACTACTCCGACACCGAGATCACCGCCGTGATCGGAGGGAATGCCCTCCGGGTGCTCGAGAGCATCTGGTAG